A segment of the Helicobacter sp. 'house sparrow 1' genome:
TATATTAATCGAGAATCGCATTCTTTTATGTCTAATATTGTGGATGGAAAAGAGGTGGATTTTAAATTCTTTTTGAATAAATTTAGACAGGTTTTTGATGATTTGGGATATTTAGAACATTATGAAACTATGATGAAAGAGAACCAACAAGAGGATTTTGAAAATGAAGAATAATCAAACAACCTACTCAACTTCTGAAGCCATCACTATCCAAAAGCCCTTAGTAGAATTTCTTAAAAAGATGGGCTATCACTACATTTCTCCCAAAGAAATGCAAAACTATAGGACAAATACAAAAGAAGTCTTGCTTAAAGATATTTTGCGCACCCATCTCTCTAAAGCCTCCTTTTCTCACAAAGGTCAAAATTATTATTTTTCTACCGAAGGAATTGAGCGGGCAATCAGAGAGCTAGAAACCCCCTCAAGCGAAGGATTGCTTAAAAGTAACGAAACTTTAACAACTAAACTTCTACAGGGTATAGAAGTTCCCCAATCCCTCCAAGATGGCAGTAGCAAAAATCAAACTCTCCTTCTTATTGATTTTGAAAATCCTGACACTAATGATTTTAGTTTCACAGAAGAATTTGAAGTGCTAAGAGCTCAAGAAGAGGGTGGGGAGAAGCATAGGCGTCCTGATATCGTGGTATTTGTCAATGGAATCCCTCTTGTAGTGATTGAACTTAAAAAATCTGGAGTTGATATTAAAGAGGGGATTTCTCAAATGATTCGCAATCAAAAAAATGGCGAGATTCCTCATTTTTTTAGATTCATTCAGATGACTTTGGTAGGAAATAACCAAGATGCCAAATATGCTACCACAGGCACCCCAGCTAAGTATTATGCGAGATGGGTAGAAGAAGATGAAAAATATCTTTCTCCATTTTCTGGAGAGAAAAATGCTAATGCAATTGAAAAGCTTGTATTTTCTCTTTTGAGTAAAGAGCGATTATTGGAGATGATTTATTCTTTTATTGTGTTTGAGAAGTTGCAAAAAAAGATAGCACGCCATCAGCAATATTTTGCGATTAAAAGAACACTTGTTCGCATTCAAAACGACAAAGGAGAATCAAGACAAGGAGGTTTGATATGGCACACTCAAGGCAGTGGAAAATCTCTTACTATGAGTTTAATGGCTACAGTGATAAAAAAGAATATTCCTAGAGCTAGGATTATTGTCGTTACTGATCGCAAAGATTTAGATATCCAGATTCATAAAGTTTTTCAAGCAAGTGGTATTAGTGTCTCTCGTGCAAGAAATTCTTTGCATTTAAAAGATCTTTTGTCTTCTGGTGTGAGGGTGATTACAACGCTTGTGCATAAATTTTATGATGTTAAAGACAAGGTAGGAGAAGATAGGGATGTTTTTGTGCTTGTAGATGAGGCTCATCGCACTCAAAGTGGACTTTTGCATAATGCGATGAAGAGAGTTTTCCCTAATGGATGTTATATTGCTTTTACAGGGACACCATTACTTAAAAAAGATAAAAGTTCTGTTCAAAAGTTTGGAGGATTTATCCATAAATATACAATTGAGCAAGCCCTAAGAGATGAAGCGATTGTGCCACTATATTATGAAGGGCGCATTGCTGATCAATTTGTCAATAATCAAGATGCTCTCAATCGTCGATTTGAAATGCTTTCAAGAGATCTAAGCAAAGAGCAAAAAGCTGACCTTAGGGCAAAAATCTCTCGTTTCCAAAGACTTGCCCCCAATCGCGAACGCCTAGAAGAGATTGCACTAGATATTTCTATTCATTTTGAGAAGATACGCCCTTTTAAAGCAATGCTTGCTACAAGCTCTAAATATGAAGCAATTAAATATCATCAAATTTTTCAAAAAAATAATTGGCTTAAAAGTGCT
Coding sequences within it:
- a CDS encoding type I restriction endonuclease subunit R, whose product is MKNNQTTYSTSEAITIQKPLVEFLKKMGYHYISPKEMQNYRTNTKEVLLKDILRTHLSKASFSHKGQNYYFSTEGIERAIRELETPSSEGLLKSNETLTTKLLQGIEVPQSLQDGSSKNQTLLLIDFENPDTNDFSFTEEFEVLRAQEEGGEKHRRPDIVVFVNGIPLVVIELKKSGVDIKEGISQMIRNQKNGEIPHFFRFIQMTLVGNNQDAKYATTGTPAKYYARWVEEDEKYLSPFSGEKNANAIEKLVFSLLSKERLLEMIYSFIVFEKLQKKIARHQQYFAIKRTLVRIQNDKGESRQGGLIWHTQGSGKSLTMSLMATVIKKNIPRARIIVVTDRKDLDIQIHKVFQASGISVSRARNSLHLKDLLSSGVRVITTLVHKFYDVKDKVGEDRDVFVLVDEAHRTQSGLLHNAMKRVFPNGCYIAFTGTPLLKKDKSSVQKFGGFIHKYTIEQALRDEAIVPLYYEGRIADQFVNNQDALNRRFEMLSRDLSKEQKADLRAKISRFQRLAPNRERLEEIALDISIHFEKIRPFKAMLATSSKYEAIKYHQIFQKNNWLKSAFVISAPDMREGYEDINQSNQDEVRKAWEDLMKEFSNEETYMEYIQDNFANGDEIELLIVVDKLLTGFDAPSVCCLYLDKTLRDHSLLQAIARANRIFENKDFGIIIDYRGLLDNLSKALVDYEVLAGYEEGDIAKAVISLQKQSLDVREKFQALQDFFIKCQVQEDYEIFLEDRERREKFYSLLLEFSKSLQLLFLGEGYQDEIKDSEVEIFKKALKFYVELKRSVQLRYHEKVDFRNYEKQMQELIDRYIGANEVEVLVELVGVFDERFLGEEKQLGSDSAKADRIINAINQVITQERVKNPFFYDELSKQIKDVLEKYKQGRIQEVEKLFEAKKILENLRGYSNNDQGSYPKDLVKNAQKAFYDNLKSRFDDEEKLVKFILELDEVFVQKSQKPDWEYNLEIAKQIDQAIDDLLYEYDILIPSQEIESFIIKVREIGQKNYAS